From Pseudomonas fluorescens, one genomic window encodes:
- a CDS encoding glycerophosphodiester phosphodiesterase, translating to MPAHFSQNALLLSLLLGVGQLQAAEPASPKAVATANGIPHPAVIAHRGASFDAPESTAAAYKLARDLGADYLELDLQRSKDGVLFALHDDNLQRTTDVASKFPERKNSPANEFTLAELKSLDAGSWFNTAYPDRARPAYAGLQILTLDEVIDIAQGNPRHKPGLYIETKEPKQFPGIERDLRDKLQDRGWLSPAGSKLAKSELAVGQGKGKVVLQTFEKSSLQKLQEEMPQVPKILLLWVAEGSIEPQSKVKFADSGDQDKATFYARQQPKDNAAFEQWVDFAKASGAIGTGPSATRSDLGDQSYSNLVQPWMNRYTHDLGMLVHVYTLDDDVDFKSVMDAGVDGIFTNRASELLSYYKRPATGTVAQLLERNGF from the coding sequence ATGCCTGCCCACTTTTCCCAAAACGCCCTGCTGCTGAGCCTGCTGCTCGGCGTCGGCCAGCTACAGGCTGCCGAGCCCGCAAGCCCCAAGGCGGTGGCAACGGCCAATGGTATTCCGCATCCGGCGGTGATCGCTCATCGGGGCGCTTCTTTCGATGCACCGGAGTCTACCGCCGCAGCTTACAAGCTCGCGCGCGACCTCGGCGCCGACTATCTGGAGTTGGACCTGCAACGCAGCAAGGACGGCGTGCTCTTCGCCCTGCACGACGACAATCTGCAACGCACCACCGACGTCGCCAGCAAGTTTCCCGAACGCAAGAACAGCCCGGCCAACGAATTCACCCTGGCCGAACTGAAAAGCCTGGATGCCGGCAGCTGGTTCAACACGGCCTATCCGGACCGCGCCCGCCCGGCCTATGCCGGCCTGCAAATCCTCACCCTCGACGAAGTCATCGACATCGCCCAGGGCAATCCCCGGCACAAACCCGGCCTGTACATCGAGACCAAGGAGCCCAAGCAATTTCCCGGGATCGAGCGCGACCTCAGGGATAAGCTGCAAGACCGTGGCTGGCTGAGTCCGGCCGGATCAAAACTGGCGAAAAGCGAACTGGCTGTTGGCCAGGGGAAAGGCAAGGTAGTGCTGCAGACCTTCGAAAAGAGCAGCCTGCAAAAGCTCCAGGAGGAAATGCCGCAAGTGCCGAAAATCCTCCTGCTATGGGTGGCGGAAGGCAGCATTGAACCTCAATCGAAGGTGAAGTTTGCCGATTCCGGGGACCAGGACAAAGCCACCTTCTATGCCCGGCAACAACCGAAAGACAACGCAGCCTTCGAGCAATGGGTCGACTTCGCCAAGGCCAGCGGCGCAATCGGCACCGGCCCTTCGGCGACCCGCTCCGACCTCGGCGACCAGAGCTACAGCAACCTGGTACAACCCTGGATGAACCGGTACACCCACGACCTGGGGATGCTGGTGCATGTCTACACCCTCGATGATGACGTCGACTTCAAAAGCGTCATGGATGCCGGTGTCGACGGCATCTTCACCAACCGCGCCAGCGAACTGCTCAGCTACTACAAGCGCCCCGCAACCGGCACCGTGGCCCAGTTGCTCGAACGCAACGGGTTCTAA
- a CDS encoding LysR family transcriptional regulator produces the protein MIPGGYYRLAFTQSILAFTQVINAAAHYQLDYPDLVLILALVRGGSLARAAALLKVDVSTVFRGVRRLEGALGQALFEKSRAGYLPTSLARTLAEQAERAEQALEAARVGVEQGGEVVSGTVRLTCTDSVLHALLLPALKQFMPGYPALTLELSTSNDFANLSRRDADIALRLTRSPPEHLVGRRLAAVTYRVCASVDYLQSMVPCDLSHLSWIAPDDFLPDHPTVAWRRQHLPGVQPAYRCNSMLAVTELVRAGLGVAALPDFLIDPAQGMQGVGEPLAGYDSSLWLLTRPDCRALRSVVTLFDELARAIRLPAQLPGVRLDSSQ, from the coding sequence TTGATTCCTGGCGGCTACTATAGATTGGCGTTCACGCAATCAATATTGGCGTTTACCCAAGTGATCAATGCAGCAGCGCACTATCAATTGGATTACCCCGACCTCGTACTGATCCTGGCATTGGTCCGCGGTGGCTCCCTGGCGCGTGCCGCAGCACTGTTGAAGGTTGATGTGTCGACAGTGTTTCGCGGCGTTCGCCGTCTTGAAGGCGCATTGGGCCAGGCGTTGTTCGAGAAAAGCCGAGCCGGGTATTTGCCCACCAGCCTGGCCAGGACCCTGGCCGAGCAGGCTGAACGTGCCGAGCAGGCGTTGGAGGCTGCGCGTGTGGGTGTGGAGCAGGGTGGGGAAGTGGTGAGCGGCACGGTGCGCCTGACCTGTACCGATTCGGTGTTGCACGCCTTGTTGCTGCCGGCCCTGAAGCAATTCATGCCCGGTTATCCGGCATTGACCCTGGAGTTGAGCACGTCCAATGACTTTGCCAATCTCAGTCGTCGCGATGCCGACATTGCGCTGCGCCTGACGCGCTCGCCACCGGAGCATCTGGTTGGACGACGCTTGGCAGCGGTGACCTATAGGGTCTGCGCCAGTGTCGACTATCTGCAGTCGATGGTTCCGTGCGACCTGTCACACCTCAGTTGGATCGCCCCCGATGACTTCCTGCCGGATCACCCCACTGTCGCGTGGCGTCGTCAGCACTTGCCCGGCGTGCAGCCGGCCTATCGCTGTAACAGCATGCTCGCCGTTACCGAATTGGTGCGGGCCGGACTTGGCGTGGCGGCGTTGCCGGACTTTCTGATCGATCCGGCGCAAGGCATGCAAGGGGTGGGCGAGCCGCTGGCCGGTTACGACAGCAGCCTGTGGTTGCTGACTCGCCCGGACTGTCGCGCGCTGCGCTCGGTGGTGACGTTGTTTGACGAATTGGCGCGCGCCATTCGCCTGCCGGCGCAGTTGCCGGGAGTCAGGCTGGATTCGTCGCAGTGA
- a CDS encoding helix-turn-helix transcriptional regulator yields the protein MASIAMKVTLERIALFQFTPKHCAQARAMLDWSVADLSRESGVSVEAIQRFEAGAEVLEVTRLALTYRLEAEGLVFFPGFAPGRGMSVRGVAPNPVGRADFVMIE from the coding sequence ATGGCCTCAATTGCAATGAAAGTCACCCTGGAGCGAATCGCCCTGTTCCAGTTCACCCCCAAACACTGCGCCCAGGCGCGCGCCATGCTGGACTGGTCCGTTGCGGATCTGTCCCGCGAGTCCGGCGTCAGCGTAGAAGCGATCCAGCGGTTTGAAGCCGGTGCCGAAGTTCTCGAGGTCACGCGATTGGCCCTCACCTACCGACTGGAGGCCGAGGGGCTGGTGTTCTTCCCCGGATTTGCCCCTGGCCGTGGCATGAGCGTCAGGGGGGTGGCGCCCAATCCAGTGGGGCGAGCGGATTTTGTGATGATCGAATAA
- a CDS encoding antibiotic biosynthesis monooxygenase family protein, translating to MIATTPQPPYYAVIFTSLRNPGDQGYAQAAEQMLELAREQSGFLGVESARGDDGLGITVSYWSSEEAIRAWKHHAEHSAIRERGRSTWYIAFETRVCKVERAYAFRS from the coding sequence ATGATCGCCACGACGCCACAACCGCCCTACTACGCAGTGATCTTCACCTCGCTGCGCAACCCGGGGGATCAGGGGTACGCCCAGGCCGCAGAACAAATGCTCGAGCTGGCGCGCGAACAATCGGGGTTTCTCGGCGTGGAATCGGCACGCGGCGACGATGGACTGGGAATTACCGTGTCGTATTGGAGCAGCGAAGAAGCGATCCGCGCCTGGAAACACCACGCTGAACACAGCGCCATCCGTGAGCGAGGTCGCTCGACGTGGTACATCGCCTTTGAGACGCGAGTGTGCAAGGTCGAGCGTGCCTACGCGTTCAGGTCCTGA
- the kynU gene encoding kynureninase: MSLSVPLTREHFERLDHDDPLGESRGRFDLPSGEIYLDGNSLGAMPAHVPARVERVLKQEWAQGLIRSWNDADWYPAPQRTGGKIARLIGAGAHEVIVADSTSINLFKVLVAATRMQPGRKVILGERGNFPTDVYVASGVAELTGSELRCVEPDEVLAALNEEVAILSLTHVNYKSGRRYDMAAITARAHEVGALVVWDLCHSAGAMPIDLNGVEADFAVGCGYKYLNGGPGAPAFVYVAERHIPHVRQPLTGWHGHARPFDFTHDYEAHPTIDRMLVGTAPQLGILALEASLEMFDGVDMQVLRNKSVALCDLFIQLCDEQLAGLGVELRSPRDAAQRGSQVSLAHANAYPVMQALIARGVIGDFRAPDILRFGFAPLYNSYVNIWDSVQALREVLASGEWNAPQFIARKSVT; encoded by the coding sequence ATGTCTTTGTCCGTCCCGCTCACCCGCGAGCATTTTGAACGTCTCGATCACGATGACCCCCTGGGTGAATCCCGTGGGCGATTCGATCTCCCGTCCGGGGAGATCTATCTCGATGGCAACTCCCTGGGCGCCATGCCCGCTCATGTGCCGGCGCGCGTTGAGCGAGTGCTGAAGCAGGAGTGGGCCCAGGGGCTGATTCGCTCCTGGAACGATGCTGATTGGTACCCCGCGCCGCAGCGCACGGGCGGCAAGATTGCCCGGCTGATCGGTGCGGGTGCCCATGAGGTGATCGTCGCCGATTCCACTTCCATCAACCTGTTCAAGGTGCTGGTCGCGGCTACCCGCATGCAACCGGGACGCAAGGTGATCCTTGGCGAGCGGGGGAATTTTCCCACCGACGTCTATGTCGCCTCCGGCGTGGCCGAGCTGACCGGATCCGAGCTGCGTTGCGTTGAACCGGACGAGGTGCTGGCGGCGCTCAACGAAGAGGTTGCGATCCTGTCCCTGACGCACGTGAACTATAAGTCTGGGCGCCGCTATGACATGGCCGCCATCACGGCGCGTGCCCATGAAGTCGGGGCCTTGGTGGTGTGGGATCTGTGCCACTCCGCCGGGGCCATGCCGATCGACCTGAACGGCGTAGAGGCCGATTTTGCCGTCGGTTGCGGCTACAAGTACTTGAACGGCGGGCCGGGCGCACCGGCTTTCGTCTATGTCGCCGAACGCCATATTCCGCACGTACGTCAGCCGCTGACCGGCTGGCACGGGCATGCTCGGCCCTTCGACTTCACCCACGACTACGAGGCTCACCCGACCATCGACCGCATGCTGGTGGGCACCGCTCCCCAGTTGGGCATCCTGGCCCTGGAAGCGTCACTGGAAATGTTCGACGGCGTCGACATGCAGGTGCTGCGAAACAAGAGCGTTGCCCTCTGTGATCTGTTCATTCAGCTGTGTGACGAACAGTTGGCAGGACTGGGTGTGGAATTACGCTCGCCGCGTGATGCCGCGCAGCGCGGCAGCCAGGTGTCGCTGGCGCACGCCAATGCCTACCCGGTCATGCAAGCGTTGATTGCCCGTGGGGTGATCGGCGACTTCCGCGCCCCGGACATTCTGCGCTTTGGCTTTGCCCCGCTCTATAACAGCTACGTGAACATCTGGGACAGCGTCCAGGCGCTGCGCGAGGTTCTCGCAAGCGGCGAATGGAATGCGCCGCAGTTCATCGCCAGGAAGTCGGTGACCTGA
- a CDS encoding MBL fold metallo-hydrolase: MATFSYLADNANTLKTSRQEQGRYRNHAVVRQPGLRKTLKIFWNMLFNKPRNTRPDGTIPVQGLTREQLLEAPNHSVFRLGHSTLLLKLRDKFWLTDPVFAERASPVQWAGPKRFHQPPLSLQELPEIEAVILSHDHYDHLDHQTILTLASKTQCFLAPLGVGETLIKWGVDAGKVRQLDWWQGTQVGGIHFIATPSQHFSGRGLFDGNSTLWASWVIIDADRRIFFSGDTGYFDGFKRIGEQFGPFDLTLMETGAYNVEWPLIHMQPEQTLQAHIDLKGRWLLPIHNGTFDLSMHAWHEPFDRILALAWERNVSIATPQMGEAFNLDQPSSGHAWWLEVEGATEQVVARG, encoded by the coding sequence ATGGCCACTTTTTCTTACCTGGCAGACAACGCCAACACCTTGAAAACCTCACGACAGGAACAGGGGCGTTATCGCAATCATGCGGTGGTACGCCAACCAGGGCTGCGCAAGACCCTGAAAATCTTCTGGAACATGCTCTTCAACAAGCCGCGCAACACGCGACCTGACGGGACCATTCCGGTTCAAGGGCTGACCCGCGAGCAGTTACTCGAGGCACCCAATCACAGTGTCTTCCGGCTTGGACATTCGACCCTGCTGCTGAAACTGCGAGACAAGTTCTGGCTGACCGACCCGGTCTTTGCCGAGCGTGCCTCCCCGGTGCAATGGGCCGGCCCCAAACGCTTTCACCAGCCACCCCTCAGCCTTCAAGAGCTGCCGGAAATCGAAGCAGTGATCCTGTCCCACGATCATTACGATCACCTGGACCATCAGACCATCCTGACTCTGGCGAGCAAGACCCAGTGCTTCCTGGCGCCTCTGGGTGTGGGTGAGACCTTGATCAAGTGGGGTGTTGATGCCGGCAAGGTACGCCAACTGGATTGGTGGCAAGGCACCCAGGTCGGCGGCATTCATTTTATTGCCACGCCCTCCCAGCACTTCTCCGGCCGTGGCTTGTTCGACGGCAACAGTACGCTGTGGGCATCGTGGGTCATCATCGATGCGGACAGGCGAATCTTTTTCAGCGGCGACACCGGCTACTTCGATGGCTTCAAACGTATCGGCGAGCAATTCGGTCCTTTCGACCTGACCTTGATGGAGACCGGCGCTTACAACGTCGAATGGCCGTTGATCCACATGCAGCCGGAACAAACCCTGCAAGCCCACATCGACTTGAAGGGGCGCTGGCTGCTGCCCATCCACAACGGCACCTTTGACCTTTCCATGCACGCCTGGCACGAACCCTTCGATCGCATCCTGGCCTTGGCCTGGGAGCGCAATGTGTCCATCGCCACGCCGCAGATGGGTGAAGCGTTCAACCTTGACCAACCGTCGAGCGGACACGCCTGGTGGCTGGAGGTCGAGGGGGCGACCGAGCAGGTGGTTGCCAGGGGCTAG
- a CDS encoding CTP synthase C-terminal region-related (seleno)protein yields MHATPPLRIALIGDYDPQITAHQAIPLALELAARHIDRDVQWQWLATESIAADSDFSHFDGLWCVPGSPYRNTDGALWAIGFARERQRPLLGTCGGFQHAVLEFARNVMGWADAEHGEPAPEAARAVIAPLTCALIEAIDQIQLVEGSLIAKAYASKQISEGYRCRYGINPAFIDELLNQDLRVSGQDARGEPRAIELQAHPFFVATLFQPERAALKGQLPPLVAAFVEACARNQR; encoded by the coding sequence ATGCACGCCACCCCGCCGCTGCGTATTGCCTTGATTGGCGACTACGATCCACAGATCACCGCCCACCAGGCTATTCCATTGGCCCTGGAACTCGCCGCACGGCACATCGATCGCGATGTTCAGTGGCAATGGCTGGCGACCGAATCGATCGCCGCCGATAGCGATTTTTCCCACTTCGACGGCCTCTGGTGTGTGCCGGGCAGCCCCTACCGCAACACTGATGGCGCGCTATGGGCGATTGGTTTTGCGCGAGAACGACAGCGACCGCTCCTCGGCACCTGCGGCGGGTTCCAGCATGCCGTGCTGGAGTTCGCACGCAATGTAATGGGTTGGGCCGACGCTGAACACGGAGAACCGGCGCCTGAAGCAGCGCGTGCCGTGATCGCGCCACTGACCTGCGCGCTGATCGAAGCCATCGACCAGATCCAGTTAGTCGAAGGCTCACTGATCGCCAAGGCCTACGCCAGCAAACAGATCAGCGAAGGCTATCGCTGCCGCTACGGGATCAATCCGGCTTTCATCGACGAACTGCTGAACCAGGATCTGCGCGTCAGCGGCCAGGATGCGCGCGGCGAACCTCGGGCGATCGAGTTGCAGGCCCATCCGTTCTTCGTCGCCACCCTGTTCCAACCCGAACGCGCTGCGCTCAAGGGCCAACTGCCGCCGTTGGTCGCGGCGTTCGTCGAGGCCTGCGCGAGGAACCAGCGATGA
- a CDS encoding amino acid permease, translated as MTKTTSSFDNLVQREQGLKQSLTSSQLSMIAIGGAIGTGLFLGSGFAIGFAGPSVLLSYGIGAVIALLLMGCLAEMTVRHPTSGSFGSFAEFYVAPWFGFLIRYAYWASIVFAVGTEITAAAMYMKYWFPDVPGGYWMITFSAALVLSNVLSVKVFGAIEYVFSLLKLCAIVAFILLGAWVVYGAPADSTIGFANYTNDRGFFPNGMWGTWVAVIVAFFSYLSIEMIAVAAGEAKDPKRAVTKAFRITVVRLVVFYLLTIALVLAILPWGQNNGGQSPFVTVMHATGVPYAGAVFNGVILIAALSAMNSQLYITSRLMFSLARAGQAPALFGRLSARGVPLAALLVSSLGIGLGTLLYIAYPKDAFTLMMSIAMFGAMFTWAGIFLTHLFFRRRQDSASLEFRLWGYPWTSLAGLLLMLAVMLTTLFTEEFALTLVCGVPFLLVMGLIYFLRFRKSRSVEGEAPRPLPIRH; from the coding sequence ATGACAAAAACAACAAGCTCTTTCGATAACCTGGTCCAGCGCGAGCAGGGCCTGAAACAAAGCCTGACCAGTAGCCAGCTGTCGATGATTGCCATTGGCGGCGCTATTGGCACCGGGCTGTTCCTCGGCAGCGGCTTTGCCATTGGCTTTGCCGGTCCCAGCGTGCTGCTGAGTTATGGCATCGGTGCCGTGATCGCGCTGCTCCTGATGGGCTGTCTGGCAGAAATGACCGTTCGCCATCCGACGTCGGGCTCCTTCGGTTCTTTCGCCGAGTTCTACGTGGCGCCCTGGTTCGGCTTCCTCATTCGCTATGCATACTGGGCGTCCATTGTCTTTGCGGTGGGCACCGAGATCACGGCTGCGGCGATGTACATGAAGTACTGGTTCCCGGACGTGCCGGGCGGCTACTGGATGATCACCTTCTCGGCGGCGCTGGTGTTGAGCAACGTGCTAAGCGTCAAGGTCTTCGGCGCCATCGAGTATGTGTTCTCGCTGCTCAAGCTGTGCGCCATCGTCGCCTTCATTCTGTTGGGCGCCTGGGTGGTTTATGGGGCGCCAGCGGATTCGACCATCGGTTTCGCCAACTACACCAATGATCGTGGCTTCTTTCCCAACGGCATGTGGGGGACCTGGGTAGCGGTCATCGTGGCGTTCTTCAGCTACCTGAGCATCGAGATGATCGCGGTCGCGGCGGGTGAGGCCAAGGATCCCAAGCGCGCAGTCACCAAGGCCTTCCGCATCACCGTGGTGCGCTTGGTGGTGTTCTACCTGCTGACCATCGCACTGGTCTTGGCAATCTTGCCATGGGGGCAGAACAACGGTGGCCAGAGCCCGTTTGTCACGGTGATGCACGCGACGGGCGTTCCCTACGCCGGAGCAGTGTTCAACGGGGTGATCCTGATCGCCGCGCTATCGGCGATGAATAGCCAGCTGTACATCACGTCACGGCTGATGTTTAGCCTGGCGCGAGCTGGCCAGGCGCCGGCACTGTTCGGGCGATTGAGCGCTCGCGGTGTGCCGTTGGCGGCCCTGCTGGTGTCGTCGCTGGGGATCGGTCTGGGCACTTTGTTGTACATCGCCTACCCGAAGGACGCCTTCACCCTGATGATGTCGATCGCCATGTTCGGCGCGATGTTCACCTGGGCCGGAATCTTCCTCACCCACCTGTTCTTCCGCCGTCGTCAGGACAGCGCGTCCCTGGAGTTCCGTCTGTGGGGCTACCCCTGGACCAGCCTGGCCGGGCTGCTGCTGATGCTTGCAGTGATGCTGACCACGCTATTCACCGAGGAGTTCGCCCTGACCCTGGTCTGCGGTGTGCCCTTCCTGCTGGTGATGGGATTGATCTACTTCCTGCGTTTTCGCAAGTCACGCTCCGTCGAGGGTGAGGCGCCTCGTCCGCTGCCGATTCGGCACTGA
- a CDS encoding diguanylate cyclase — protein MENQRGKGLSFAKRIYKPRIIGLGIGCLSVAAGLYSLSPPAWVWGLLLFNAAIWPHLAFQLSCRSAFPYKAERRNLLIDSLAGGFWAATMHFNPLATVTILSMMAMNNVAAGGVRLLLQGSLAQLVGIAVSWSLLGSGFTFSVSLVQVYACLPMLTLYPLAVGMVCYQLAIKLSEHKRALSALSRTDSLTGLFNHGAWKDLLQLSFLECQQPSNTATIGLIDIDHFKAINDTYGHIVGDSVLRQLSLELKRNLRESDVAGRYGGDEFCVILPNLPQDQAIEVMERLRLVFSQYRHPQVAALKVSLSIGLATYQPRFSDAAQWLDEADKALYSAKSNGRNRTDSARITATNPA, from the coding sequence ATGGAAAACCAACGCGGCAAAGGGCTGTCGTTTGCCAAGCGCATCTACAAACCCAGGATCATTGGCCTGGGCATTGGCTGCCTCAGCGTAGCCGCCGGCCTCTATTCATTGTCCCCACCCGCCTGGGTCTGGGGACTGCTGCTATTCAATGCTGCGATCTGGCCACACCTGGCCTTTCAACTGTCGTGCCGCTCGGCATTTCCCTACAAGGCTGAACGTCGCAATCTGCTGATTGATTCGTTGGCTGGCGGATTCTGGGCCGCCACCATGCATTTCAATCCCCTGGCGACGGTGACCATCCTCTCGATGATGGCGATGAATAATGTCGCCGCCGGAGGCGTACGCCTGCTGCTTCAGGGCAGCCTCGCGCAGCTGGTGGGGATCGCCGTGTCCTGGAGCCTGCTGGGAAGCGGTTTTACATTCTCGGTCAGCCTGGTTCAGGTTTACGCCTGCCTGCCCATGCTGACCCTCTACCCTCTGGCTGTGGGCATGGTCTGTTACCAACTGGCGATTAAGCTGTCCGAGCACAAGCGCGCGCTGAGTGCCTTGAGTCGCACTGACAGCCTGACCGGCCTGTTCAACCACGGCGCCTGGAAGGATCTGCTGCAACTCTCCTTCCTTGAGTGCCAGCAACCCTCAAACACAGCCACCATCGGCCTGATCGATATCGACCATTTCAAGGCCATCAATGACACCTACGGGCACATTGTCGGGGACAGCGTCCTGCGCCAACTCAGCCTGGAGCTCAAACGCAACCTGCGCGAGAGCGACGTGGCGGGACGCTATGGCGGCGATGAGTTCTGCGTGATTTTGCCGAACCTGCCCCAGGACCAAGCCATCGAAGTAATGGAGCGCTTGCGCCTGGTATTCAGCCAGTATCGGCATCCACAGGTCGCTGCATTGAAAGTCAGCCTGAGTATTGGCCTGGCGACCTATCAGCCACGCTTCAGCGACGCGGCCCAGTGGCTCGACGAAGCGGACAAGGCGCTGTACAGCGCCAAGAGCAATGGTCGCAACCGCACTGACAGCGCCCGGATCACTGCGACGAATCCAGCCTGA
- a CDS encoding TetR/AcrR family transcriptional regulator codes for MTAPQRLTERKRESIVQAAIAEFRVSGFDITSMDKIAATAGVSKRTVYNHFPSKDELFSEILRRLWTNVTAEQDTAYIPGQPLREQLRHLLQCKLQMLADDSFLDLARVAIAATIHSPERVQDMVLRIAEREEALTLWIRAAQADGQLKPVDPGFAAQQMHGMLKAFAFWPQISLNQPPLSAEMQSTVIESALDMFLACYQC; via the coding sequence ATGACAGCTCCTCAGCGACTCACCGAGCGTAAGCGCGAATCCATTGTCCAGGCGGCGATTGCCGAGTTCCGCGTCAGCGGTTTCGACATCACCAGCATGGACAAGATCGCTGCGACTGCCGGTGTGTCCAAGCGCACGGTGTACAACCACTTTCCGAGCAAGGATGAGTTGTTCAGCGAAATCCTGCGCCGCTTATGGACCAATGTCACGGCCGAACAAGACACCGCCTACATTCCCGGTCAGCCACTGCGCGAGCAATTGCGCCACCTGTTGCAGTGCAAGCTGCAGATGCTTGCCGACGACAGTTTCCTCGACCTGGCACGCGTGGCCATTGCTGCAACCATTCACTCCCCGGAGCGCGTCCAGGACATGGTCCTGCGCATCGCCGAGCGCGAAGAAGCGCTGACCCTGTGGATTCGCGCAGCTCAGGCTGACGGCCAACTCAAGCCGGTCGATCCCGGATTCGCGGCCCAGCAGATGCACGGGATGCTCAAGGCGTTCGCCTTCTGGCCGCAGATTTCGCTGAATCAACCACCGCTGTCAGCCGAGATGCAAAGTACGGTGATTGAATCGGCGCTGGACATGTTCCTCGCCTGTTATCAATGCTGA
- a CDS encoding DUF2025 family protein, with amino-acid sequence MRITSELICQAADQLQGFVGLNRKTGQYIVRFSEDSFGMDVADDGIIPSNEFVWAPGPEHAMTLKRELIQLLLDQNIDERINISEPLRVYMRRVDVPQITAVRVRT; translated from the coding sequence ATGCGCATCACTTCTGAACTTATCTGCCAGGCCGCCGATCAACTCCAGGGTTTCGTCGGCCTCAATCGCAAGACCGGCCAGTACATCGTGCGCTTCAGCGAAGATTCGTTCGGCATGGATGTCGCCGATGACGGCATCATCCCCAGCAATGAATTCGTCTGGGCGCCCGGCCCGGAGCACGCCATGACCCTCAAACGCGAACTGATCCAGCTGTTGCTGGACCAGAACATCGATGAGCGGATCAACATCAGCGAACCGTTGCGGGTGTACATGCGCCGGGTCGATGTGCCGCAGATTACGGCAGTGCGGGTCAGGACCTGA
- a CDS encoding OprD family porin → MRVFRSAVPLISGLLALPAHAVTAPAEGWGSLVEGSQLKLLLRNSYFNRSKEEGRPDQRDWTQGINLDFSSGFTPGTLGFGMDGFVYQGLRLDASAGKTGTRNLPVRDNGEPADEYAKAGAALKLRLSKTELKVGEQRPDTPVFGVSHFRIVPQTATGLSLRSREHDDLDVQAGHFTSATSPVTTNADGDLWAVMAEVSTPRADYAGATWQWAPGHSLALYGAKFEDIWYQGYANLSSRFALADEREAGLNLTLYRTTETGTARAGEIDNLTLGASTYLRLGSHRFLLGLQKVHGDTPFDYLGVGDNDRKGRNGNDQGASIWLPNSAQFSDFNGPRERSWQVRYDYSFAALGLPGSSMMVRYIEGSRIDGGGIALGSPYAGRYGDDGAHRETNIELRYVVAAGPAKGLSLRLRQAWHRANADQGSGDLDDFRLITDYPLEIF, encoded by the coding sequence ATGCGCGTATTTCGCTCAGCCGTGCCCCTGATTTCGGGCCTTCTGGCCCTGCCGGCCCATGCGGTAACGGCGCCTGCCGAGGGCTGGGGCAGTCTCGTCGAGGGCAGCCAGCTCAAGCTGTTGCTGCGCAATTCCTATTTCAACCGCAGCAAGGAAGAAGGGCGTCCAGACCAGCGTGACTGGACCCAGGGCATCAACCTCGACTTCAGCTCCGGCTTCACCCCTGGCACCCTCGGGTTCGGGATGGACGGGTTCGTTTACCAGGGGCTGCGTCTCGATGCCTCGGCGGGCAAGACCGGCACACGCAACCTGCCGGTGCGTGATAACGGCGAGCCGGCCGACGAATATGCCAAGGCCGGCGCGGCGCTGAAACTGCGGCTGTCAAAGACCGAACTGAAGGTGGGCGAACAGCGCCCGGATACCCCGGTGTTCGGTGTCAGTCACTTCCGCATCGTGCCGCAGACCGCCACCGGCCTGAGCCTGCGCAGCCGCGAGCACGATGACCTGGATGTGCAGGCTGGCCATTTCACCTCGGCCACCAGTCCGGTGACCACCAACGCCGACGGTGACCTATGGGCGGTGATGGCTGAGGTCAGCACGCCGCGCGCCGACTATGCCGGCGCTACCTGGCAATGGGCGCCGGGGCACTCGCTGGCGTTGTACGGCGCGAAGTTCGAGGACATTTGGTACCAGGGCTACGCGAATCTGAGTTCGCGCTTTGCATTGGCAGACGAGCGTGAAGCCGGGCTGAACCTGACCCTGTACCGGACCACCGAGACCGGCACGGCACGCGCCGGCGAGATCGACAACCTGACGCTGGGCGCCTCGACTTACCTGCGCCTGGGCAGCCACCGCTTCCTGCTCGGGCTGCAGAAGGTCCACGGCGACACACCGTTCGACTACCTCGGCGTCGGTGATAACGATCGCAAGGGTCGCAACGGCAACGACCAGGGGGCCTCGATCTGGCTGCCCAACTCGGCGCAATTTTCCGATTTCAACGGGCCTCGGGAACGCTCCTGGCAGGTTCGCTACGACTATTCGTTCGCAGCCTTGGGGCTGCCCGGCAGCTCAATGATGGTCCGCTACATCGAGGGCAGCCGGATCGACGGCGGCGGGATTGCGCTCGGCAGTCCCTACGCCGGGCGCTATGGCGACGACGGCGCGCATCGCGAGACCAACATCGAATTGCGTTACGTGGTGGCGGCCGGGCCGGCCAAGGGCTTGAGCCTGCGGTTGCGTCAGGCCTGGCATCGCGCCAATGCCGATCAGGGTTCCGGCGACCTCGATGATTTTCGGCTGATCACCGATTACCCCCTGGAGATTTTCTGA